Sequence from the Chitinophagales bacterium genome:
TGCAGAATTGCAGTTGCCTTTTTCTGTTTTTGAAAAGAAAAATAGCAACCAGATGTGAAAAAACTAAGATCGCCGCCACTGGCATTAAAAATATATGGGTGCCTGCACCTACTGTATTAAGCCCTTCCGCGCTGTATCCTCGTGTAGTTTGCCAGACAGGGAAAAAAAGTAAGAGAACTATACAACCTAAGGAAAGCAGCAGGTACACAGTTTGAAGACGCTGTAGCA
This genomic interval carries:
- a CDS encoding DUF4293 domain-containing protein, with product MLQRLQTVYLLLSLGCIVLLLFFPVWQTTRGYSAEGLNTVGAGTHIFLMPVAAILVFSHLVAIFLFKNRKRQLQFCTGNILLFIIYLIWALIIIQTESHIFQNFNIAEFKTGAYLPLIGMILNILARIGILKDEALIRSMNRLR